The Biomphalaria glabrata chromosome 1, xgBioGlab47.1, whole genome shotgun sequence sequence ctggtaaaaaagtttgtacatgttatttctcccacatacattctccgatcaagttgaaactttgcacaattattcattggctgAGGCtagacaagaatcaattttttaaaataaaaaattaaaaaattagcctattaattactggtaattaattattttgtttgatatcaacaagggcaattaattcttcagtattcacagatacggctatATAAGTAGGGTTTCGTCCCTTCAGatatttgaacacgttattcaGCCCACACTCATTCCtggacagtaaaaccaagtacatcacaatgacaagagacaatcaaacagagggacaaaatatcaaaatcaaagaccacgaatttgaaaacgtccaaactttcaaatatctaggaagtactattaatttcaaaaatgacctactaacagaaataaaggaaagaatagcagcaggcaacagggcattttatagcacccaccatctacttaagagcaaaatgatttcaagtaaaaccaagaaaataatatacaaaactataataagaccagcagcaatgtatggaagtgagacctggacactgacaaagacatctgaaaatttacttaacacttgggaaagaaaaatccttaggaaaatctatggtgccatacaggatgaaacagggtggaggacacgcattaaccatgagttatatcaattatatgaagacccaccaatagtgaacgaaataaaaaagaacagactacgttgggcaggtcaccttgaaagaatgtcagacatcagaggggcgaaaatcgtatacaggcaaaaaccaaaaggcaggcgactcaaaggcagaccccgaatgcgatggatagatgacgtggaagcagatctgaagcagcttggggttagggcgtggagaggcgtggcccaggagagatctgaatggaaggatgtgttaaagcaggccagagccctccatgggctgtagcgccactgggatggatggatggatggactcATTCCTGGATCAcgttgaaactttaaataattatttattgcactTTACACAGCATAAATCAATTtgaaaataaccaattagtcaattaattatttatatttttttaaattcgaataatttaaataacatctacattcttgagagatatagttgttcAATAAACTTGTGTAGGATCGAGGCATTAAGGATACACTTTTCTATTGCTGTTATCTACAACCAGCagtcggaggcgcggtggctgagtggtaaagcactttgcTTCCTAACCGGGGGATCCTGGGTTCCaatactggtgaagactggcaattttaatttttggatgttttggcgcctctgagtcaacccagctctaatgggtacctgacattagttggggaaaagtaaaggcggttgtccgttgtgctggccacatgacaccctcgttaaccgtagtccaaagaaacagttgatctttatattatctgccctatagaccacaaagtctgaaaggggaactttactttttacaaccAGCAGTAGTCCCTTATTTCTGAAACTACACGGTAtctgaaaaaaatgtatcactCGATGTTACTTTTGAAACTGAAGCTCTATTATCacaatatataaatgtaattgATTGTTAGGATGTTTTTTTGCACACTTTAAGTGTTCTCATTAAAACATAGATTAAAAGTAACAATCAAAATAGTAATTCTATGTTCATgtgtaatttttactttttaaaataaaattgtgacCTCAAGAGACATAGTCCtcagatataaaataaattaaatcaatttaaaattgtCCAATGCATCATTCACTCCATTGTTTATACAAACTAAGCCAAGAACAAGATGTAAATACATGTAAGCAGTACACTTAGTCACTAGGCACAAAAGAAAACGCTACCACACGATAAAGGACGTAGTTTGAAATGTCCCAAGAATTCTCGCCGGATCGGCTTGGGTGCTAAAAACAAATGTCAGTCCTTCATTACTGAAAAAAtgcattgagaaaaaaaatacattgagaaaaaaaatgaaatgaaagaaaaacgaattttaatgaaaaactttgaaaaaaaaatctttaaaaaagaaaaacgttaTTCCATTATATgccgtaaaagaaaaaaattgcaatCATGATCAGAACTCGTAGCTTTCACTGTTACGCGACCTGCCAAGTACATTCAgtttttgactttttaaaaaaagataacaacTTTTCTAGGTATTGACAGTTTCAAGATTTTCCCGAAATGATTTGACAAAGGTTGTTTCAATATCATGTGATTTCAATTATAAGCAAAAGACTTCAACATGAATTCCTCTTTTTTCTCAACTCCAGGACAGGGATTTGGTAGTGGTGTAAAAGCTTCAATGTAAGTAACGTTTAGATGTCAATTTGTTTCTTATAAAATTCAAACCGTTTGACAAATTTACTAGTATGAATGTTCTTTAGACTTAGAGTATTGCCGTAAAAGGGGTAGGGGAGATAATATAAGTTCCCTTAACACCATGAAGCccgtaaataaaacaaataattcctAAATCTATAGCCTATCTATGATTGAGATCAACTACTATTAACATCGAAAGATGCCTTAATAAAGATTGGTCATGATCTCATTTTCTCGTGATAAAATAGcttgttaaaaatttaaatattttcaaccaatattacatttttttaaaatcgccagaatttgttttcaaaaattatattgtatttACACATGTATGATTTCATGTATGTACTACCAAATAATCACTGGATTGAAGGATTGAAGAATTCGGGTGAAGATTAAGCTTCATAAATAATAGTACTAGAATATTAGTATTTCTAAGATTCAAAGGCCTTTAACAAAAACTACGTGTACAGCCAGCAACGACATCGATGTCACGTGTGGGCCCCACAGGGAACATGTAAACCggacctagatctagaagtctcCAACTTTGATAATGCTTTGAGATAGGGAGTTACCTTATAACTCAGGCcaaactagaagaaaaaaaattatttaaaaaaacaaaacaaagcttttaataagtgtaattgtattaatcatgtaattaaatgtgtaaaagatctagattctagaataacAATGATAAATCTATAtgaatagaactttttaaataGAAGTATTTTTACCAatcgtttttgtttagcgcaaattcatgcttttagctttcctattacgctatgatcctatcacttgtctagaccagttaGGAAAGGATGGGTGGAAAAAGAAGGGAGTATCTGtatgaatgttaccgtgatcgccttttaaatgcatttataaaagttgaacgacctgaattcaaactcgagctCAAACCTCCTCAAGCAAACACACTAATCACTTTGAAAATGACGATTTCatatttatctattgttagtttcaaactttaaagcggcggCCTCCAAAGTATAAAGAGGAtgaattcaacttataccaccacatcagtcaaatacaatttctttcccttgttcgatatcaaacaaaataataccttaccaatagttaattaaatagttggtacaaaaaaattatatattgttacgaatctcactatccaggctctctgcaaactgcaccatacaccaccaacttaaagaacttgacaactcagggctccaaagtaacgtaacactttaatagttgaataaataacagccaatactgtacaattggcaacacgtacactgtacaaatatctctcctgtTAAtagccgtaccgccgtatcaactcttgcactggcctctccgtctcgttccgggcttgaactgggttcaacagttcaggactgacttcacacactaggctcgttgtgtcggactcgatcacagaccaagatcaagacgccgttcgtctcaactgtacttgatagtactccgcactgaaccgtcgtaatgctccgtacagaaccacaccgctgaaatgtgctgtagtcgaccgtgttctgaacccctgtcgtgaacctcctttctgaaccgtcttgactgcgtcaactccgctcttatatagggtccctagtggccttctcgaaccggacagaacgccgctcgacgtttctaggtggtcagatgactacaactctcgtgacgctcctgagctctgttcacgacggcgatccttcccgaactgtcctgttgacactcgactcggctgacagtcgtagctcgtcacggttgaccgctcgtctagccttggcctggggcgatttgcgtcggctgactacacacacaccactacccctctctgtgcctccaccaagtttataacaatattcttgttttgtcagctaaaagaaataattgtgcaaaatttcatcttaatccgagattgggtttgggaaaaataacttgttcaaactttttaccacacagagtgttatacgttttttttttaaattacatcaTACTAAAAGCAAAAGCCGTCAGAAATTTTTATTCACCAGTGCtgaaaagtgcaaaaaaaaaaaggttattaaaaatactttgtttATCTCTACTTCCGTATTCttcacaccggatacaccaaaaagcttgctatttattaATTTGCCTCCAAAAATGATAGCCTCCATATATTCTTATTTAAAATCAAAGctcatttaataatatttattaaatttgtaatagatctacatttccaTTATGCATATGTgtgccatgggcgtagccaggggggggttcttggggttcaaacccccccccccccccgaaatgaaatcccccccctggggggggggagtcggaatatagtgactgattttttgctttgattttgttcattttaggtgagattttaatactaaaccatcacttgccctagcacaaccaaagggggttcgagtttaaaaacccctaccaggggggggggggttcgagtttaaaaacccttaccgggggggggggggttcgagtttaaaacccctaccagagcggttcgagtttaaaaacccctactagggggtttgagtttaaaaccccctaccaggggttttgagttttaaaccccctacctggggtttttgcagttaactccccctcttctataaaacaaacaaaacaaaaaatgcaaacgaaaatcccctaattccaagagcacagttaaggaagattttgattttaaaaccccgtctaaaatttgcataaacccccttattaatataaaaaaagctaattacgcactcaaaatgttatgagcttagctaaatgggttttgactcagttttgagtttaaaccccacttcagtggggtttgaaggtaaaaaatacctctttaataataaaaaaaaagcaaattatacactaaaaatgttatgagtgtagtctatggggttttgagtttaaactcccctccagtggagtttgaagctaaaaagtacctcttcaatataaataaaagaaaattactcactctaaaatctatgagcgtagtcaaaggggttttgagtttaaaccccccgccatcttcagtttaagaaaaaaagcaaattacgcactcaaaatgctataagcgttgccgaaaggggttttgagtttaaacccccattcagaggggtttggtgctaaaaataaatcttcaatataaaaaaaaaagcaaattacacactaaaattatttgagcgtagccaagccaatcgggagttttgagtttcttctacacatggctttttttttaaagtttaaaacccctctagatggttttgagtctaagatccccctacagaagattttgacgataaaacttctcttttcgatataaaatctaaagcaaactacagtcacttaattcaaagagcgtattcaagagaggttacacatttttaccagtggcagggctccattaataaactgcagtgaatagtcatctaccgaaatcgaaaaacactaaatgtagctcaacaaagatggctaagacagattttaggagtcagttatagagatcggatctaaatcaaggaaatcctatgccgaactgggagtcgaccccttagtaagattgtgagagaacgacgcatgaggtttgcgggacatgttctccgacaaaatgaattacgcataagaagagttgcaatgatatcctagaacaacttgacgccactcattcatggaggtcctcatggtaggtgggaagaggcttcagacattaccagtgacagatttttatggaaacagcttgatggcaaatgcgtcgaacgacgagggagggtctaagtcagtaagaatagcacattaggtttttgaaatagaactttttaatagcaggaaaatgcactgtagatacctcagaatatgtattttgttggttttcaatatcagaaatagtgcttgggggcggggcttcgccccgcgctgggggagctcctagcgctcccccagacccctttgctggtAATgtcagggaatctacaattttttcactaactcatggaagaacctattctagggcacaataaacgtctttcgaaagaatgaagggtcagaatgtaataaagattatgtacatacacacacataaatacatataattttttttcgcgggggggggggtctgtgggcagaaaaaaattcacccccccaaaacccccccccccgaaaaaaaatcctggctacgcccatgatgtgtgcatatgcagggccggccttacacaTTGTGGGGCCCAATTTTATAGATGCTTGCAAGGTCCttcttctaattttttttttacaataaaaactattaaaaagattctagaaataaaaaaatcagcctttgggtcaggattttgtattttaccatcacatcaaggatacaagacaccaatagCCAAGACAAACAGGGGCagaaactcttttgttcccctggcaatcaaatcattaaatagaaacaatctaatataaacttttcacatgtaaattatgagtcttgtgtgaatttttttttttagttataatgcacaaattgtaagacaaatttccttacgggcaataaagattattatcattattattattattattattattattatgttagaaaagaacgagtattcattctctggcgaagccagggttgagtttcgttaaagggaaacaaaattcatcgtagtccctttataaGTTTCCACcgagaaattttctggtgatgtggcaggtctgcagaagtaccgtcctctgacaggcaacgagattattattattattattattattattacttttaactaACCCATTACATCAACATTTATTAAACAAGATGCAAAGGAAGCAATTCAAATGCAATAGGCATCAGTGGGTTAATTAAAGCTACATCAATCATACGTTacactattattattaaccctttcagtcaaCATCCTTAGagcctgtgacaagagccataACTGATAATGATATGCAAATGTAAATTGCAGAGACCCAGCCATGCGCAGGGCCCTATTTGGAGCAATCGTAAAATCGGCTTAAGGCCGCCCCTGTGCATATGTATTAGCTAGTTACGTAGTGTATCAATGtaattttatgtattatttatttatttatgaattatttaattttaaatggctcgtaaataaatatattctccACTTTTTCAATTACTTTTGTAGACACATGGAaagagggaagggggggggggggtaatctgggagaaggtttcgtGCACTCTTAGGACTCTCAATAAACACAACTGGAGTcaaatctctttttaaaaaaattcctaGACAGAAAATGGCGTATTACTTTCTTGTACCTATAAGACCTGGTTCACAAATGTTTATGACATTTAGAACGTAGCCTATATTTGATTATtagaaaaaatggaataaaCATATTTACCTATAAAGATTGCTAAGAATTCATTCACACTTGAGGCCGAAAGAAAAGCCCTTGTAGAGAACAGGCGAAGAAGACAACGGCTCTGTTAGCTTCAGATGTGTTGTCaatagttataataaataatagggctactgaagaaaaaataattaggaATACAACTACATTTTCagttcttgaaatcaataaaattatcttgtgttattttatcttttaaacaatgtaatgataagtattttttattcagGTATCCACAGCCTTTTAATGACAACATTTCTAAGAAGAATGACAGACAACTGAAAATTGCTAAGGACGTTCTGAATTGCTTCAGTCAGGGCTCAAACAGAGAAATGTTTTGTGACTTCATTGTCGTGGTAGAAGAACGTGAGTTTCCATGTCATAGATTTGTACTGAGTGCGTGCTCTACATTCTTTGAGGCTCTGCTGAGGTCAGACATGAAAGAAAGCAGACAAAAGCGAGTCGTAGTCAAAGGAATGTCCCCAGATATATTTAAACTTATCCTCGATGTGATCTACAGTGGCTCTGATGTTTTGACCCCGAAGACCATAATAGAAATCTGGAAGGCTGCTCATCAACTCCAGATTGTCTTCTTGATGTCCTTATGTGAGGATTTTATTCAGGAGAACTTGAATGAAGCCAACTGCTACTAAATGTACAGCCTCGCGCAACTTTTATCTTCCGAGAAAATCATCAATTTGGCGATCAACTTTATGGCTAAACACTTTTACAACTTTGCTCAGTCGGGGATGTTTGAACAGATGGAAGTTGAAGACttcaaaaaagttttacaaTTTCAAGAATCAACAGTGTGTGTCGATTTT is a genomic window containing:
- the LOC106050355 gene encoding kelch-like protein 24; this encodes MNSSFFSTPGQGFGSGVKASMYPQPFNDNISKKNDRQLKIAKDVLNCFSQGSNREMFCDFIVVVEEREFPCHRFVLSACSTFFEALLRSDMKESRQKRVVVKGMSPDIFKLILDVIYSGSDVLTPKTIIEIWKAAHQLQIVFLMSLCEDFIQENLNEANCY